GACCGACTTCGGCTTTCGCGACCACTACGCCGGCGTGCTGCACGCCGTGATTGCAAAGATTGCTCCCAAGGCCCGCGTCATCGACATCACCCACGGCATCCCGCCGCAGGACATAGCCGCCGCCGCCCTGACCCTGGCGGAGAGTTGGACCTATTTCCCCTCCTCTACCATTTTCGTGGCGATCGTCGATCCCGGAGTAGGAACCGCGCGCCGAGCAATCGCAGTAGAAAGCGCGAACGGCGCCTACTTTGTCGCTCCTGATAACGGTCTGCTGACACTGGCTCTTAAAACCGCTGGACTTAAACGCGCGGTCGCCGTTACCTCGCCGCGCTATCGGCTCCCAACCCTCAGCTCGACCTTCCACGGTCGCGATGTCTTTGCCCCTGCCGCGGCTTATCTCGCCACTGGAGTGGCGTTGGCCGAGCTCGGACCATTTGTCACCGATCTGGTCGATCTGGCCATCCCCAACCCGCGCATTGAGGCAGATAGCCTGCTGGGAGAAGTCATCTACATCGACGGCTATGGTAACCTCATCACCAATCTGGCTCGTTCCGATTGCGAGCGTCTCATGGCCCGCTTTCCCAACCGGGAGCTTTCGGTTACGATCCCTGACGGAAGCGAGGTCAAACTTCTTCGTACTTACGGAGAAGCGCCGGAAGGCACGTTGTTGGCCCTCTTTGGTAGCTTCGAGCGCTTGGAGATCGCAATTCGCAATGCCAGCGCGGCGCAATCGTGTGGCGCACGCGTCGGCATGCAGGTACGTGTACGTGCGCAGCCATGAATGATGAGCAATCCCCCCCCATCTTGAGCACTATTCCACGCTACGTTCCGCCTCCGCGAACAGGCCCTTTGACTTATCCGGCGCCT
The window above is part of the Candidatus Binataceae bacterium genome. Proteins encoded here:
- a CDS encoding SAM-dependent chlorinase/fluorinase, which encodes MSPAQPNYPLIALLTDFGFRDHYAGVLHAVIAKIAPKARVIDITHGIPPQDIAAAALTLAESWTYFPSSTIFVAIVDPGVGTARRAIAVESANGAYFVAPDNGLLTLALKTAGLKRAVAVTSPRYRLPTLSSTFHGRDVFAPAAAYLATGVALAELGPFVTDLVDLAIPNPRIEADSLLGEVIYIDGYGNLITNLARSDCERLMARFPNRELSVTIPDGSEVKLLRTYGEAPEGTLLALFGSFERLEIAIRNASAAQSCGARVGMQVRVRAQP